The Vidua chalybeata isolate OUT-0048 chromosome 30, bVidCha1 merged haplotype, whole genome shotgun sequence genomic interval CTTCCAGGAcaacagagctgctccagcagctcctggggggtTGTTTCTCCCTGCTGAATCCTTGCCCCTGCGAGAGGAATTCACAGAGCCCAGGAAATACCCCATGGCTGCCAGCCGGGCCAGGAACCGAATCTCTGGCATCCGCTCAGGAGGTTCCCCGGTGACTCAAGGAGAAACTGCCCCCCTCGGGCCCGTGTCCCACAGCCCCTCGTGCCTGTCCCCCCATGCCAGGCTCACCGTGGGCTGGTATTTCTCACAGTTCTCACACCAGGCTTGCGTGTTCTGCTCCAAGCAGATGCTGCGCTTTAAAATTTGAGCGAACTCGTAATCCTTGGCTGGTTTTTCTGGAGGGAGAAAGGAGAATAACGTCACCTCCCCAACACACAAACCTTGACCAGCTGAGCTCAGCCAAACCTCTGGGGTTTTCCTCGCAACCACCAGCCAGAAGGTCAAGCCCCAAAAGTATCTTTCTGAAGCCAAAAGCTGGGCTGGTTGGAAACCCACCCCTGGAGctgaggcagctcctggctgtgggtGTGTTCCAGCTGGAAAAATCGTGGATAACAAACCCCACCCAGCTGAGGGGGCTGGGCCCTGCTGTTACCCATGCTGTCGGGGTAGGAGAGGGTGAAGAGCAGCGTGGAGGACACACGGACAGTCTCCTTCCCACAGCGGCACATGCTGCAGTTCTCCATCTCACAGCTGAACAGCTGCCCGATGACAGAGTCCCCCGAGGAGCcaaagctgctggaaaaaacAGCACTGGGATCAGCAGAGATCCCTAAGCTGGGGACCCACAGCTCAGGCTGCACAGGGCCAGCTCCCAAATTCCAGCAGATTTCGGGGAATCAGCCATCTGAGCAGTCCCAACCTTCCAAGCCCCTCAGCTGGTGTCCTCTGTAAAGCCTCAAGCCTCCAAACAGGTTTTAGGAGGGCAGAGGTTCAGCACAGGGTTCAAATATgaggggagctgcagctctaaTGAGTCCCTCAGGGCATGAGTGGCAAGAAAACTTCCCGAGGGATGGGTGGGGTCTCTGGTGACCagtccccctccccagctggctcattccctgtcccatccccatgccagggcctcacctgctgccagccccccGGTAggcctggggtccctcctgctcctgggttTCCTGGTGCAGCTGAGTCAGGATGAAACGGTTCCAGCTCTGAATCAGCCGCCCCAGGTTCACCTTCCCCGTGGCCTCGTCTGAGTCTGCCAGGATCAAACCCAGCGCCGACGCCTCCGGGATCGTGCGGAAAGCCCGCAGAAAGTTGCttccctggggatggagcaAGAGCAATGTCACCGAGGTCAAGTGACAGGAGTTTCCATCTGCCTGCCCAGCACCACTCCCGTTCCTCTGCCGTCCTCATgaccctcctgggcagcccagcccagcacggaCCTGGCAGGGGTCTCCTCGGGACAGGTCCAGCATGTGGAAGAGCAAGCCCAGCTCGCAGCCCAGGCAGAATTCCTTCTGGCACAGGTGGTTCTGGACCAGGCAGCGGACTGGCTCCAGGAAATACAGCACCTGGTAGAGAGCCAGCAGtcaggggggctctggggggccACGGGGGTCTGGGTGGGACTGGGGCAGCTCCCACCTGGATCATGCAGTTGCAGTAGGCGTTGGGAATGTGAGGCTCCAGCCCCGCAAACAGCGTCTTGTTGTAATGCTTGAAGTCAAAatcctccagccccagcttgGAGTATTTGATGGTGACCTGAGCAGAGACGTGGCAGGTGAAACAAACACCTCCCCACGCCACGGGACCCCCGTGGGACCCCCGGTGCTCCCCACAGAGCCTTTTCCCCACcgtgcccagggcagccccccAAGGCCACCACCTTCCTGTACTTCTTGGCCACCCTGTAGAGGTGTGGCTCCTCCTCACGCCCGATCGGGGACTCGGGGACTTGGCTGAAGTTGTCAAACTCGTTGTCCATCTCCTTTAACCGGTAAGGAATCTTCgagcagggagagagaaggggTGAGCAGCTGAACCCTGAGGTGGGGAGAAACCCCACAAGCAACTCCCGGGCTTTCCTGCCTCCCTGAATGAGCAAAGGGATCCACCAGATTGGAGTGGGGCCCTCCCTGGACCTGCACGAGGCCTCCACACCTTCCTGCTCGCAGGGATTTGTCACTCTGGGAAAGCACAGGGCAGTGTTTTCCCAAGGGTGAGGGACGTGCCATGAATCTCCCAACAGCtcagacctcccctgcccacagAGCCACGGAGGGATGGAACTGGGAAAACTCCATCCCTTTCTCTGCTCAGGAGAAGCTGCCACCTCCAAACTACACCTGCACCATCCCAAGGGAATTCCACCTCTTGTCCTGGAACCTCGGGGATCCCTCAGCATGCAGAGAGCTCCaccctcccaaaatcccctcctgGGACTGGGTACCTGGTTACGGAGCTTGGTCCTGGGGTTTGGGGCGTAGCCAATGAATCCCACCTTCTTCATGGTGCGCAGGATCTCGGGATCCACCGGGGGGGCTCGCCTGGAAACACCCCCTGACTCAGAGCAGCATCTCCCACCCACCCAGGGGGTGCTCAGAGACCCACCCTGAGGGTGGTCCAGAGCGTTCCCCCCTCCCCATGTTCATTTCCCATCCCAACGAGGGACGTGCCGGGGCAGCAGCGCTGAGCACGGGGGTGCTGGGGGtaggaagagggaaaaggagatcccacaggggcagagcagagccaggatcCCACTgggagtgggagggagggaggttgGACCATGTCCCAGCATCCTCACACCTGCCCAGTCACACCTTCACTGCAGGGAACTCATCTGGTGTTTCACAGGCAAGCAGGaatgatgccttaggatttagcttttctatttttcagaccctgtactgctttagtgtgtaactCTACAACTCCACAGCCTGCTGTTCTTCCATTTTATGAAACAATTCCTCTCTGAAACTCAAGGACACCTGACTGTCTCAAGCTCCCAGAGATGTAAACAACAGCGAATTGAGGGGGGGTAAACTTGGAGTAAGTAACTCCACTACCTGAGGCTGTAATTGGAGTAAATAACTCCATTACCTGAGGCTGTAATTGGAGTAAATAACTCCATTACCCGAGgctgtaattggaggattaacTCCTGGTATGTAAATAcaccaaacttataaaagtgtgaaaaactCATGACCAACATCTTGGGCGTAGCCTCTGGGAGGCTTTGACCGCCCAAGGTGCACCTATTGAAGGCCTTCAATAAGCACctccttttcatttcctctaccctctgttctaggtagccacTCCAGGCATGAGGAAAGAGAGGGACTCTCCAGAGCCAGCCTTTCCCGTGTTCTTTCACCGGGGATTAGGGAATTACCGCGGCGCCGGGGCGGAGTTGGCGGCCGGCCAGTCGGAGAGCAGCGCGTCGCTGGTCAGCGGCACCGGGATCAGCGACAGCGGCACCAGGTCCTGGTTCCAGTCCAGGTGTGGCAGCGTGTCCACCATGCAGGGCAGGGCAAAGTCGGTCTCCCGGGAGTAGGCGTTGAAAGTGACCTCCGGGGAGTCGGCCCAGAGGTGGACGCAGCCCTCGGAGTCGCCGAAGGCCAGCGCCTGCTTGCTGGCCGACACGTCGAAGGTCATGATGAGCGGCCCCACGGTGTTGACGTGGAAGATGTCGGCGGGGTTGGCCAGCCCGGTGGGCTCGCAGAACTGGCACTGGCCTGGGGGGAGGGAAAAGTGGGGCAATGTGGCATTGGGGGTGGCTGGGAGTCAGGATGTGGTGGCACGCAGGTGTCACGCCACTGGAAGTGGCTGGATGTGGGACAACAGCACGTGGACAAGCGTCGTGGAACgtcctgagtgggaagggacctgcaAGGATCAAAGTTCAGCTCCTGGTCCTGAGTAGGACAAGCCCAAAATTTCTccagtccccaaatcccaacacCTGAGAGTGGTGTCCAAACACTCCCTGACCTCTCAAATgatggaatatcctgagctgaagaaaaactcacaaggatcactgagtccaactcctggcccagCAGAGGACAAGCCCAAAACTTCTccagtccccaaatcccaacacctgagagcactgtccaaacactCCCTGGCCTATGGAATTATGAAATATCCTCAGCTAAAAGGAACCCTCAAGGGTTGAAGTCCAACTCCTGTCCACCCAAAAATTcctcaaatccccaaatcccaacacCTGAGAGCGTTAAGGActtgagagcattgtccaaacactctCTGGTctctggaatcatggaatacCCTGAGCTGcaagagacccacaaggatgaAAGTCCAACTCCTGTCCTTGCACAGAACGctccaaaatcccaccctgtgcctgagagcactgcccaaacactcctggagctctggcagccctgggacCATGACCaagagcctgttcagtgcccaaccactCTCTGGAGGAAGCatcttttcccaaaatcccatctaaaccccttctgacacagctccagccattccctcgggtcctgtcacCATCCCAGAAAGCAAAGTGAGGAAGTTGTGAGCTCTCCCtcatcctcctctgctccagcctgaaTCCCACAGGACCCAACCCTGAACTTGGGGACACCAGGACCGTCCCCACATGTGGCAAATGGATTCGTAGAGAATTCTTAAACCTCGATGGAAGCGTCACCCACAGCGTGACCGGAGCTCCCCGCACCTGTCTGGGAGATGATGGCCAGGCGGGAGGTGTAGGTGGGGATGAAGCGGAGGAAGAAGGGGTCGATGTGGACCTGCAGGGGGGTGGTGGCCCTCATCATGCGCAGGTCGTAGACCTTGAGGAAGCGGTCGCAGGCCAGGCCGTTCATGCGGCTGGAGAAGCCACAGGTCACCAGCAGGTTGCCGTGCACGTCGAAGTCCGACAAGCTCCCGGAGTGGGCGTCGAACTCGTGCTCCACCACGAAGGTGCGCAGGTCACGCAGGGACACCTGCGAGGGGACGTCCTGGCCGTGGCCACCCAGcctctggagctctgggaagaGCCCAAATTCTGGGATTTCTCCCCCTGCACAGGCGTTACCTTGCCCGAGGTGTGCCCGCAGAAGAAGAAGCGGTTGGATTGCCTCATGATGGTGATGCCAGGCACCTCCACGGTGTACTGGGAGAGaggtgggaagagcagggatgagcagagAGCAAGGAtgagcagggaagagcagggaagagcagggatgagcagggatgagcagggatgagcagggatgagcagggatgagcagggatgagcagggaacagcagggatgagcagggaacagcagggaagagcagggatgagcagagAGCAAGGAtgagcagggaagagcagggatgagcagggatgagcagggaacagcagggatgagcagggaacagcagggatgagcagggaacagcagggatgagcagggatgagcaggaCTGGGCAGGGATGCGAGCAGGGATGCGAGCAGGGATGCGAGCAGGGATGCGAGCAGGGATGAGAGCAGGGATGAGAgcaggaaagagcaggaaagagcaggaaagagagcagggaagagcagggaagagcagggaagagcagggaagagcagagaagagcagggaagaaagcagagatgagcagggaagagcagggatgagagcagggaacagcagggaagagcagggaagaaTCCCAGAGCAAAGCTccagggagcagccccgggcccTGCCACACCTTCTGCGTCTCCTGGACGGTGTTGAGGTCCATCTCCAGGACGTGGTTCTGCAGCCCGGCCACCAGCAGGGTGTTGTTGTCCGTCAGCAGGAGGCTGTGCATGTCCTCGGATTCATCCATGCTGGGGACAGGCAGAACACCCTGAGACCCCTGAGACCCCAGAGACCCTGAGACCCCAGAGATCCTGACAGCCCTGACAGCCCTGAGACCCTGAGACCCCTGACACCCTGACAGCCCTGAGACCCTGAGACCCCTGagaccctgcccagcccctggagggatcagggaagggctggaggggcCAGGAGCACTCACAGGTAGTCGAAAATGATGAGGCCGCCCCGGGACAGGTACTTGAGGTTGGTTTTGGTGAGGAAGAGGACGCCGTTCTCCAGGCTCTGGATCTGGCGGATGTCGTCGCTGCTGTTCACCTGGAAGGAGGAGTAGCGCTCCAGCGTGGGCCCGAAGAAGGAGGTGGCGTGGCCCTGgaagcagaggggacagggatgtcaCAACCCCCTGTCCTGGTGGGTGTGACACAGCCGAGCCTCGCTTCGTCCTCTGCCAGATCCTGGATTTTCCAGGTTATGGGGGCATTCCTGGCACTCCTGGGTGCTCCGAACCAGGGAAGGCAGCTCAGGCTTTTCCCTGGATAAATAAAAAGTCCCAAGACATCCCCTGAGCCCTGaaagcagaggggacagggatgtcaCAACCCCGTGTCCCAGTGGGTGTGACACAGCCGAGCCTCACTTCATCCTCTGTCAGATCCAGGTTATGGGGGTTTTCCCATAACCCATAACTCATTAACCCCAAAACCCATTAACCCCATAACCCCAGGTTATGGGTTAGGCTTTTCCAGGTTATGGGAGCATTCCTGGCACTCCTGGGTGCTCCAAACCAGAGAAGCAGCTCAGGCTTTTCCCTggataaataaaaaatccccacacGACCCCACAGCAGTGATAGGGGAAGCAGTGAGAGGTTTGTGCTCCGAGAATTTACAAGGACAGATCAAAGGGGAAAGGTTTTAAACCAAAAGAGGAGATTTAGATGGGATAGAGGGGTGAAATTCCTCCCTTGGGAGGATGGTGAGGTGTTGGAATGGATCTCGcggagaagctgtggttgcccctggaagtgtccagggccaggttggacagggctgggagcaccctggggtagtggaaggaCAAGGAATGGGATGAGTGTGGAGACCTTGGAGTCCTTCCTGTGgctaaaggggctccaagagagctggagatggaCTTGGGACATCAGCAAGGAGCACCAGGACAGGGGAGAACGGCTCCACAGTGACACAAGGTGGGGTTAGacaggattttgggaagaaaccCCTCCCTCTGAGGTGctggaatggatttcccagaAGATTCCCAATCCTTGGGAGTGtgcaaggccaggttggatggagcaggctgggctggtgggaggccatggcagggtggtggAACAGGTGATGTTAATTTTGAGTTTTAACTCAAATTAAGTttgagttttttattttccagatcaGTGACTGCTTTAGGGTGTAACTCTAAAACTTCACAGCCTGTCAGCTGCTTTTTTACTCAGACAAAACAGTTCCTCTCTAGGCCTGACACTCAAGGACACCTGACTGTCTCAGGCcctgaaaaatgcaaacaaaaagtgaattgtggggagcaaactgggggaaTGTGACTGAATTACCTGAAGgtgtaattggacaattaaaCTCTGATATGCAAATAGACCAAACTCTTATCTGGCTGAAAATCTTGTGGGTTTTCATCCCACCTGGGTGTGGGCTCTGCGTGCCCAAGGTGCACCTTTGAAGGCTtttcaataaataatttcatttatccTTCAACTCTGgctagcctctgttctagggaACCTCTCCAGGCATCACTGGATgagttttcttctccctttccatCCCATGACTccaacaaaccccaaaaccttcccaGAGCTTCCTGAAATCCTCCCCAGAGCTTTCCAAAAccttcccagagctccccaAAACCTCTCCAGAACTCCCAAAACATCTCCAGGCCTTCCCAAAACCTTCCCAGAGCTTcccaaaaccttcccaaaacctccccagagctccccaaaacccctccagaacctcccaaaaccatcccaaatcctctccAGACCTTCCCAAACCTTTCCCAAAAGCCCTCCAgagctccccaaaccccctccagAGCTCCCCAAAAGCCctccagagccccccaaacccctccagagccccccaaacccctccagagctgcccaaaACCTCTCCAGAACctcccaaaaccatcccaaatcctccccagaccttcccaaacccttcccaaaaCCCCTCCAGAGCTCCCCAGAACCTCTCCAGgacctccccaaacccctccagagctccccaaaacccctccagagctgcccaaaACCCCTCCAGAGCTCCCGAAAACTTCTCCAGAGCTCCCGAAAACCTCTCCAGAGCTCCCCAGAACCTCTCCAGgacctccccaaaccccctccagagctccccaaacccctccagagctgcccaaaacccctccagagctgcccagaaCCTCTCCAGgacctccccaaaccccctccagagctccccaaacccctccagagctccccaaacccctccagagcTCCCCAGAACCTCTCCAGgacctccccaaaccccctccagagctccccaaacccctccagagctccccaaacccctccagagcTCCCCAGAACCTCTCCAGgacctccccaaaccccctccagagctccccaaacccctccagagctccccaaacccctccagagcTCCCCAGAACCTCTCCAGgacctccccaaacccctccagagctctccaaacccctccagagctccccaaacccctccagagcTCCCCAGAACCTCTCCAGgacctccccaaaccccctccagAGCTCTCCAAacccctccagagctgcccaaaacccctccagagctgcccaaaACCCCTCCAGAGCCTCCCACCACCTCCCCACGTACGCCGTGGTTGCCGACCCACAGCATCTCCTCGTGCAGGTCG includes:
- the PAN2 gene encoding PAN2-PAN3 deadenylation complex catalytic subunit PAN2 isoform X2, encoding MNFEGLDPSLAEFAPPLHPALEPVLDPHLPPSLVELDPEGVSLEGLPVPDPVHLMEGMYSELHTAVSEVGVPVSVAHFDLHEEMLWVGNHGGHATSFFGPTLERYSSFQVNSSDDIRQIQSLENGVLFLTKTNLKYLSRGGLIIFDYLMDESEDMHSLLLTDNNTLLVAGLQNHVLEMDLNTVQETQKYTVEVPGITIMRQSNRFFFCGHTSGKVSLRDLRTFVVEHEFDAHSGSLSDFDVHGNLLVTCGFSSRMNGLACDRFLKVYDLRMMRATTPLQVHIDPFFLRFIPTYTSRLAIISQTGQCQFCEPTGLANPADIFHVNTVGPLIMTFDVSASKQALAFGDSEGCVHLWADSPEVTFNAYSRETDFALPCMVDTLPHLDWNQDLVPLSLIPVPLTSDALLSDWPAANSAPAPRRAPPVDPEILRTMKKVGFIGYAPNPRTKLRNQIPYRLKEMDNEFDNFSQVPESPIGREEEPHLYRVAKKYRKVTIKYSKLGLEDFDFKHYNKTLFAGLEPHIPNAYCNCMIQVLYFLEPVRCLVQNHLCQKEFCLGCELGLLFHMLDLSRGDPCQGSNFLRAFRTIPEASALGLILADSDEATGKVNLGRLIQSWNRFILTQLHQETQEQEGPQAYRGAGSSFGSSGDSVIGQLFSCEMENCSMCRCGKETVRVSSTLLFTLSYPDSMEKPAKDYEFAQILKRSICLEQNTQAWCENCEKYQPTVQTRNIRCLPDVLVINCEVNSSKEADFWKTQAEYSFQKAMMKRGGFDITKGKEISLGEWKDLGNPDTGHSYPSVEELKNIWIPHAIKMRLTKSKELDVSNWSETDELSPTDDPESVYIYDLMATVVHILDSRTGGSLVGHIKVGETYHQRKEGVTHQQWYLFNDFLIEPVDKCEAVQFDMSWKVPAILYYARRNLNSKYNLVIKNPIEASVLLAEASLARKQRKCHATFIPLMLNEMPQAGDLVGLDAEFVTLNEEEAELRSDGTKSTIKPSQMSVARITCVRGQGPNEGVPFIDDYISTQEQVVDYLTQYSGIKPGDLDAKISSKHLTTLKSTYLKLRFLIDVGVKFVGHGLQKDFRVINLMVPKDQVIDTVYLFHIPRKRMISLRFLAWYFLDLKIQGETHDSIEDARTALQLYRKYLELSPQGSEPEEFRKVLKGLYEKGRKLDWKVPEPDSQSSPKHGAVFPPVLAL
- the PAN2 gene encoding PAN2-PAN3 deadenylation complex catalytic subunit PAN2 isoform X1; this encodes MNFEGLDPSLAEFAPPLHPALEPVLDPHLPPSLVELDPEGVSLEGLPVPDPVHLMEGMYSELHTAVSEVGVPVSVAHFDLHEEMLWVGNHGGHATSFFGPTLERYSSFQVNSSDDIRQIQSLENGVLFLTKTNLKYLSRGGLIIFDYLMDESEDMHSLLLTDNNTLLVAGLQNHVLEMDLNTVQETQKYTVEVPGITIMRQSNRFFFCGHTSGKVSLRDLRTFVVEHEFDAHSGSLSDFDVHGNLLVTCGFSSRMNGLACDRFLKVYDLRMMRATTPLQVHIDPFFLRFIPTYTSRLAIISQTGQCQFCEPTGLANPADIFHVNTVGPLIMTFDVSASKQALAFGDSEGCVHLWADSPEVTFNAYSRETDFALPCMVDTLPHLDWNQDLVPLSLIPVPLTSDALLSDWPAANSAPAPRRAPPVDPEILRTMKKVGFIGYAPNPRTKLRNQIPYRLKEMDNEFDNFSQVPESPIGREEEPHLYRVAKKYRKVTIKYSKLGLEDFDFKHYNKTLFAGLEPHIPNAYCNCMIQVLYFLEPVRCLVQNHLCQKEFCLGCELGLLFHMLDLSRGDPCQGSNFLRAFRTIPEASALGLILADSDEATGKVNLGRLIQSWNRFILTQLHQETQEQEGPQAYRGAGSSSFGSSGDSVIGQLFSCEMENCSMCRCGKETVRVSSTLLFTLSYPDSMEKPAKDYEFAQILKRSICLEQNTQAWCENCEKYQPTVQTRNIRCLPDVLVINCEVNSSKEADFWKTQAEYSFQKAMMKRGGFDITKGKEISLGEWKDLGNPDTGHSYPSVEELKNIWIPHAIKMRLTKSKELDVSNWSETDELSPTDDPESVYIYDLMATVVHILDSRTGGSLVGHIKVGETYHQRKEGVTHQQWYLFNDFLIEPVDKCEAVQFDMSWKVPAILYYARRNLNSKYNLVIKNPIEASVLLAEASLARKQRKCHATFIPLMLNEMPQAGDLVGLDAEFVTLNEEEAELRSDGTKSTIKPSQMSVARITCVRGQGPNEGVPFIDDYISTQEQVVDYLTQYSGIKPGDLDAKISSKHLTTLKSTYLKLRFLIDVGVKFVGHGLQKDFRVINLMVPKDQVIDTVYLFHIPRKRMISLRFLAWYFLDLKIQGETHDSIEDARTALQLYRKYLELSPQGSEPEEFRKVLKGLYEKGRKLDWKVPEPDSQSSPKHGAVFPPVLAL